A single region of the Bacteroidales bacterium genome encodes:
- a CDS encoding transposase, giving the protein FFTNQNVPFDNNLAERDLRMIKLKQKISGCFRTRKGAEVFCRIRSYISTIRKQGYNILDSIQLAIDGNPVDFLLATAEQ; this is encoded by the coding sequence TTCTTTACAAACCAAAATGTTCCTTTCGATAACAATCTGGCAGAACGCGACTTGAGAATGATAAAATTAAAACAGAAAATATCCGGTTGTTTTCGTACAAGAAAAGGAGCAGAGGTTTTTTGCAGAATACGTTCTTATATTTCCACAATAAGAAAACAGGGGTATAATATTCTTGATTCAATACAACTGGCTATTGACGGTAACCCTGTAGATTTTCTGTTAGCTACCGCTGAACAGTAA